The following coding sequences are from one Vulpes vulpes isolate BD-2025 chromosome 12, VulVul3, whole genome shotgun sequence window:
- the TMEM14C gene encoding transmembrane protein 14C, which translates to MQKDSGPLVPIHWIGFGYAALVASGGIIGYAKAGSVPSLAAGLFFGSLAGLGAYQLSQDPRNIWVFLATSGTLAGIMGMRFYHSGKFMPAGLIAGASLLMVAKLGISVLNRPHQ; encoded by the exons AGTGCCTATACATTGGATTGGCTTTGGCTATGCGGCGCTGGTTGCTTCTGGTGGGATCATTGGCTATGCAAAAGCAG GTAGTGTCCCATCACTGGCTGCTGGGCTGTTTTTTGGTAGTTTAGCAGGCCTGGGTGCTTATCAGCTGTCTCAAGATCCGAGGAACATTTGGGTTTTCCTAG CTACCTCTGGAACCCTGGCTGGCATTATGGGAATGAGGTTCTACCACTCTGGAAAATTTATGCCTGCGGGCTTAATCGCGGGTGCCag TTTGCTGATGGTCGCCAAACTTGGAATTAGTGTGTTGAATAGACCCCATCAGTAG